In Streptomyces sp. NBC_01439, the following are encoded in one genomic region:
- the pgsA gene encoding CDP-diacylglycerol--glycerol-3-phosphate 3-phosphatidyltransferase, translating to MTGVPASAAGGTGRRPVPGAKLGAAAVNQASLWNIANILTMIRLVLVPGFVVLLLADGGYDPAWRAWAWAAFAVAMITDIFDGHLARTYNLVTDFGKIADPIADKAIMGSALICLSWLGDLPWWVTGVILGRELGITLMRFWVIRYGVIPASRGGKLKTLAQGTAVGMYVLALTGALATMRFWVMAIAVVLTVVTGLDYIRQAVVLRRQGLAEERAEERAAR from the coding sequence ATGACCGGAGTCCCGGCATCTGCGGCGGGCGGGACCGGCCGTCGGCCGGTACCCGGCGCGAAGCTGGGGGCCGCGGCGGTCAATCAGGCCAGCCTGTGGAACATCGCCAACATCCTGACGATGATCCGGCTCGTGCTCGTGCCGGGCTTCGTCGTGCTGCTGCTCGCCGACGGCGGCTACGACCCGGCGTGGCGGGCCTGGGCCTGGGCGGCGTTCGCCGTCGCCATGATCACGGACATCTTCGACGGGCACCTGGCCCGGACGTACAACCTGGTCACGGACTTCGGCAAGATCGCCGACCCCATCGCCGACAAGGCGATCATGGGGTCGGCGCTGATCTGTCTCTCCTGGCTCGGTGACCTCCCCTGGTGGGTGACCGGGGTGATCCTCGGACGGGAGCTCGGGATCACCCTGATGCGCTTCTGGGTCATCCGCTACGGCGTGATTCCGGCCAGCCGGGGCGGAAAGCTGAAGACCCTCGCACAGGGCACGGCCGTGGGCATGTATGTCCTCGCGCTGACCGGGGCGCTGGCGACCATGCGCTTCTGGGTGATGGCGATCGCCGTCGTGCTGACCGTCGTCACCGGTTTGGACTACATCCGACAGGCGGTCGTGCTGCGCCGCCAGGGTCTCGCCGAGGAGCGGGCCGAGGAGCGGGCCGCGCGGTGA
- the rimO gene encoding 30S ribosomal protein S12 methylthiotransferase RimO, protein MPERRTVALVTLGCARNEVDSEELAGRLAADGWELVEDAADADVAVVNTCGFVEAAKKDSVDALLEANDLKDHGKTQAVVAVGCMAERYGKELAEALPEADGVLGFDDYADISDRLQTILNGGIHASHTPRDRRKLLPISPAARQDAEVSLPGHAQSAPAEEPAEAPADLPDGLAPASGPRAPLRRRLDKSPVASVKLASGCDRRCSFCAIPSFRGSFISRRPSDVLGETRWLAEQGVKEIMLVSENNTSYGKDLGDIRLLETLLPELAEVDGIERVRVSYLQPAEMRPGLIDVLTSTPKVVPYFDLSFQHSAPDVLRSMRRFGDTDRFLELLDTIRSKAPTAGVRSNFIVGFPGEKESDFAELERFLTHARLDAIGVFGYSDEDGTEAVTYENKLDEDTIAERLAHMQRLAEELTSQRAEERIGETLEVLVETVEAVDEDGEGAYGRAAHQAPETDGQVVFTDSTGLVPGRIVTAKVVGTLGVDLVAEPLGMDLEEAAG, encoded by the coding sequence ATGCCCGAACGCCGTACCGTCGCCCTTGTCACTCTTGGCTGCGCCCGTAACGAGGTGGACTCGGAGGAGCTCGCAGGCCGCTTGGCGGCGGATGGCTGGGAGCTCGTCGAGGACGCCGCCGATGCGGACGTAGCCGTCGTCAACACCTGCGGCTTCGTCGAAGCCGCCAAAAAGGACTCCGTAGACGCCCTGCTGGAAGCCAACGATCTCAAGGATCACGGCAAGACCCAGGCCGTCGTCGCCGTCGGCTGTATGGCCGAGCGCTACGGCAAGGAACTCGCCGAAGCGCTCCCCGAGGCCGACGGAGTCCTCGGTTTCGACGACTACGCCGACATCTCCGACCGCCTCCAGACCATCCTCAACGGTGGCATCCACGCCTCCCACACCCCGCGCGACCGGCGCAAGCTGCTGCCGATCAGCCCGGCCGCCCGCCAGGACGCCGAGGTCTCCCTGCCGGGCCACGCCCAGTCGGCGCCCGCCGAGGAGCCGGCAGAGGCCCCCGCCGACCTGCCGGACGGGCTCGCGCCCGCCTCGGGCCCGCGCGCCCCCCTGCGCCGCCGCCTGGACAAGAGCCCGGTCGCCTCGGTCAAGCTGGCCTCCGGCTGCGACCGACGCTGCTCCTTCTGCGCCATCCCGTCCTTCCGCGGCTCCTTCATCTCCCGCCGCCCCAGCGACGTGCTGGGCGAGACCCGCTGGCTCGCCGAGCAGGGCGTCAAGGAGATCATGCTGGTCTCCGAGAACAACACCTCGTACGGCAAGGACCTCGGCGACATCCGGCTGCTGGAGACCCTGCTGCCGGAGCTGGCCGAGGTGGACGGCATCGAGCGCGTCCGCGTCAGCTACCTCCAGCCCGCCGAGATGCGGCCCGGCCTGATCGACGTACTCACCTCGACCCCCAAGGTCGTGCCGTACTTCGACCTGTCCTTCCAGCACTCGGCCCCCGACGTGCTGCGCTCCATGCGCCGCTTCGGTGACACCGACCGCTTCCTGGAGCTGCTGGACACCATCCGCTCCAAGGCCCCGACGGCCGGCGTCCGCTCCAACTTCATCGTCGGCTTCCCCGGCGAGAAGGAATCGGACTTCGCGGAGCTGGAGCGTTTCCTCACCCACGCGCGCCTCGACGCCATCGGCGTCTTCGGGTACTCCGACGAGGACGGCACCGAGGCCGTCACCTACGAGAACAAGCTGGACGAGGACACCATCGCCGAGCGGCTCGCGCACATGCAGCGGCTCGCCGAGGAGCTCACCTCGCAGCGTGCCGAGGAACGCATCGGGGAGACCCTCGAAGTGCTCGTCGAGACCGTGGAAGCGGTCGACGAGGACGGCGAGGGCGCCTACGGGCGCGCCGCGCACCAGGCGCCCGAAACGGACGGCCAGGTGGTCTTCACGGACAGCACGGGCCTGGTCCCCGGGCGTATCGTCACGGCAAAGGTGGTCGGCACCCTGGGTGTGGACCTGGTCGCCGAGCCCCTCGGCATGGATCTTGAGGAGGCGGCCGGATGA
- a CDS encoding helix-turn-helix domain-containing protein has translation MSIGNSNSPEEERPSTDDRSEDRIVERPVEGPSIGTALKKARIAAGLTVDEVSSTTRVRIPIVHAIEEDDFTRCGGDVYARGHIRTLARAVALDPAPLVESYDAAHGGRPAPTPAAPMFEAERIRPERQRPNWTAAMVAAIVAVIGFVGFTAFSGGDEKDKRPVAEGSASPKPAPKQTGAKPVAQPQQTPQAPKPEPSDSAIAAAPKDLVTVVLTADTGESWISAKDSTGRLLFDGTLTQGESKTFTDKESIDLVLGDAGAVKLFVNGKEIKDDFQPGQVERLKYTKADPLQDQPQAG, from the coding sequence GTGTCCATCGGCAACTCCAACTCCCCCGAAGAAGAGCGGCCTTCGACCGACGACCGGTCCGAGGACCGCATCGTCGAACGTCCCGTCGAAGGCCCGTCCATCGGGACGGCCCTCAAGAAGGCCCGGATCGCCGCCGGGCTCACCGTCGACGAGGTCAGTTCCACCACCCGCGTGCGCATCCCGATCGTGCACGCGATCGAAGAGGACGACTTCACGCGGTGCGGCGGCGACGTCTACGCCCGCGGTCACATTCGTACGCTCGCCCGCGCCGTGGCCCTCGATCCGGCACCCCTGGTCGAGAGCTACGACGCGGCCCACGGCGGCCGGCCGGCACCCACGCCCGCCGCGCCGATGTTCGAGGCCGAGCGGATCCGCCCCGAGCGGCAGCGGCCCAACTGGACCGCGGCCATGGTCGCCGCCATCGTCGCCGTGATCGGCTTCGTGGGCTTCACCGCCTTCAGCGGTGGCGACGAGAAGGACAAGCGCCCGGTGGCGGAAGGTTCCGCCTCCCCCAAGCCCGCACCCAAGCAGACCGGCGCCAAGCCGGTCGCCCAGCCCCAGCAGACCCCGCAGGCGCCCAAGCCGGAGCCCTCGGACAGTGCGATCGCCGCCGCGCCCAAGGACCTCGTCACCGTGGTCCTGACGGCCGACACGGGCGAGAGCTGGATCTCCGCGAAGGACTCCACCGGACGGCTGCTCTTCGACGGCACCCTCACGCAGGGTGAGTCCAAGACCTTCACGGACAAGGAGTCCATCGACCTCGTGCTCGGCGACGCCGGGGCCGTGAAGCTCTTCGTGAACGGCAAGGAGATCAAGGACGACTTCCAGCCCGGTCAGGTGGAGCGTCTGAAATACACGAAGGCCGACCCCCTCCAGGACCAGCCCCAGGCGGGCTGA
- a CDS encoding FtsK/SpoIIIE family DNA translocase yields the protein MSRTSGKGSQSAAGTEKGRTGRTTAPAKKAAPARKPPAKKAAAKRPPVKKVAAKPAPSPTGGVVRLVRAVWLGCAHAVGAVFRGIGQGARNLDPAHRKDGVALLLLALALIVAAGTWSNLSGPVGDLVTMLITGLFGRLDLLVPILLGVMAVRFIRHPEQTDANGRIGIGLSALVIGVLGLVHIACGAPGRDEGTTAMQNAGGLIGWGASKPLIFTMGAPLAVPMLVLLTIFGLLVVTATPVNAIPQRLRRLGIRLGIIAPNEYDEGYGEDAAAGGERHDPEQWRARGGAGAGSGDSADEAEEEALARRRRPRRAPARPAMERGMDAVDVAAAAAAALDGVVYGGMPPSPLVADLTQGITVEREGSEPTAPVPTARAERPVPDHTPERAPEADSAPAAGRPHATTAAASGTLAVPDLTKAPPQAQALPPRAEQLQLRGDITYALPSLDLLEKGGPGKTRSAANDAVVASLRNVFTEFKVDADVTGFTRGPTVTRYEVTLGAAVKVERITALTKNIAYAVASPDVRIISPIPGKSAVGIEIPNTDREMVNLGDVLRLADAAEDDHPMLVALGKDVEGGYVMANLAKMPHVLVAGATGSGKSSCINCLITSIMVRATPEDVRMVLVDPKRVELTAYEGIPHLITPIITNPKRAAEALQWVVREMDLRYDDLAAFGYRHIDDFNRAIRDGKIKLPPGSERELSPYPYLLVIVDELADLMMVAPRDVEDSIVRITQLARAAGIHLVLATQRPSVDVVTGLIKANVPSRLAFATSSLADSRVILDQPGAEKLIGKGDGLFLPMGANKPVRLQGAFVTEDEIAGIVQHCKDQMAPVFRDDVTVGQKQKKEIDEDIGDDLDLLCQAAELVVSTQFGSTSMLQRKLRVGFAKAGRLMDLMESRGIVGPSEGSKARDVLLKADDLDGVLAVIRGEAHP from the coding sequence ATGTCACGTACGTCCGGTAAGGGTTCCCAGAGCGCCGCGGGCACCGAGAAGGGCCGCACCGGCCGTACGACGGCGCCGGCCAAGAAGGCCGCGCCCGCGCGCAAGCCCCCGGCGAAGAAGGCCGCCGCCAAGCGCCCTCCGGTCAAGAAGGTCGCGGCCAAGCCGGCGCCCTCCCCGACCGGAGGCGTGGTGCGGCTGGTGCGCGCCGTCTGGCTGGGCTGCGCGCACGCGGTCGGCGCCGTCTTCCGCGGGATCGGTCAGGGGGCGAGGAACCTGGACCCCGCGCACCGCAAGGACGGCGTGGCGCTGCTGCTGCTCGCCCTCGCGCTGATCGTGGCGGCCGGCACCTGGTCGAATCTGAGCGGTCCCGTCGGGGATCTGGTCACGATGCTGATCACCGGCCTCTTCGGACGGCTGGACCTGCTCGTGCCGATCCTGCTCGGCGTCATGGCGGTGCGTTTCATCCGCCATCCCGAACAGACCGATGCCAACGGCCGCATCGGCATCGGTCTGTCCGCCCTGGTCATCGGGGTTCTGGGACTGGTCCACATCGCCTGCGGGGCGCCCGGTCGGGACGAGGGCACCACCGCCATGCAGAACGCGGGCGGGCTCATCGGTTGGGGCGCCTCCAAGCCGTTGATCTTCACCATGGGCGCGCCGCTGGCCGTGCCCATGCTGGTGCTGCTCACGATCTTCGGGCTGCTCGTGGTCACGGCGACCCCGGTCAACGCGATCCCGCAGCGGCTGCGCAGGCTCGGCATCCGGCTCGGGATCATCGCCCCGAACGAGTACGACGAGGGCTACGGAGAAGACGCGGCCGCCGGCGGCGAGCGGCACGACCCGGAGCAGTGGCGGGCCCGCGGCGGAGCGGGCGCGGGCTCCGGCGACTCCGCGGACGAAGCCGAGGAGGAGGCGCTCGCCCGGCGGCGCAGGCCGCGCAGGGCCCCGGCCCGGCCCGCCATGGAGCGGGGGATGGACGCCGTCGACGTGGCCGCCGCGGCCGCCGCCGCCCTGGACGGGGTGGTCTACGGCGGAATGCCGCCCTCCCCGCTCGTCGCCGACCTCACGCAGGGGATCACCGTCGAGCGGGAGGGCTCGGAGCCCACCGCTCCGGTGCCGACCGCCCGCGCGGAGCGCCCCGTACCGGACCACACTCCCGAGCGGGCCCCCGAAGCCGACTCCGCCCCCGCCGCCGGGCGGCCGCACGCGACCACCGCCGCGGCCTCCGGGACGCTGGCGGTGCCCGACCTGACCAAGGCTCCGCCCCAGGCCCAGGCGCTGCCGCCGCGCGCCGAGCAGCTCCAGCTGCGCGGGGACATCACGTACGCGCTGCCCTCGCTCGACCTGCTGGAGAAGGGCGGGCCCGGCAAGACCCGCAGCGCCGCCAACGACGCGGTCGTCGCCTCGCTGCGCAACGTGTTCACCGAGTTCAAGGTCGACGCGGACGTCACCGGCTTCACCCGGGGGCCGACGGTGACCCGGTACGAGGTCACCTTGGGCGCCGCGGTCAAGGTCGAGCGGATCACCGCCCTCACCAAGAACATCGCCTACGCCGTGGCCTCGCCGGACGTCCGGATCATCAGCCCGATCCCGGGCAAGTCCGCGGTCGGCATCGAGATCCCGAACACCGACCGCGAGATGGTCAACCTCGGTGACGTGCTGCGCCTCGCGGACGCGGCCGAGGACGACCACCCGATGCTGGTCGCGCTCGGGAAGGACGTCGAGGGCGGCTACGTCATGGCCAACCTCGCCAAGATGCCGCACGTGCTGGTCGCCGGTGCGACCGGCTCCGGCAAGTCCTCCTGCATCAACTGCCTGATCACCTCGATCATGGTCCGGGCCACCCCGGAGGACGTCCGGATGGTCCTCGTGGATCCCAAGCGGGTCGAGCTGACGGCGTACGAGGGCATCCCGCACCTGATCACGCCCATCATCACCAACCCCAAGCGGGCCGCCGAGGCGCTCCAGTGGGTCGTGCGCGAGATGGACCTGCGCTACGACGACCTGGCGGCCTTCGGCTACCGGCACATCGACGACTTCAACCGGGCCATTCGGGACGGCAAGATCAAACTGCCGCCGGGCAGCGAGCGGGAGCTCAGCCCGTACCCGTACCTGCTGGTGATCGTCGACGAGCTCGCCGACCTGATGATGGTGGCCCCGCGCGACGTCGAGGACTCGATCGTCCGCATCACCCAGCTGGCCCGTGCGGCCGGCATCCACCTGGTGCTCGCCACCCAGCGGCCCTCGGTGGACGTGGTCACCGGCCTGATCAAGGCGAACGTGCCCTCGCGCCTCGCCTTCGCCACCTCCTCGCTCGCGGACAGCCGGGTCATCCTCGACCAGCCGGGCGCCGAGAAGCTGATCGGCAAGGGCGACGGGCTGTTCCTGCCGATGGGCGCGAACAAGCCGGTCCGCCTCCAGGGCGCCTTCGTCACCGAGGACGAGATCGCCGGGATCGTCCAGCACTGCAAGGACCAGATGGCGCCCGTCTTCCGGGACGACGTCACCGTCGGCCAGAAGCAGAAGAAGGAGATCGACGAGGACATCGGCGACGACCTGGACCTGCTGTGCCAGGCGGCGGAGCTGGTGGTCTCCACGCAGTTCGGGTCCACCTCGATGCTCCAGCGCAAGTTGCGGGTGGGCTTCGCGAAGGCCGGGCGGCTTATGGACCTCATGGAGTCGCGCGGCATCGTCGGCCCGAGCGAGGGTTCGAAGGCGCGCGACGTCCTGCTGAAGGCCGATGACCTGGACGGGGTGCTCGCCGTGATCCGCGGCGAGGCCCATCCGTAA
- a CDS encoding response regulator: MVQKAKILLVDDRPENLLALEAILSALDQTLVRASSGEEALKALLTDDFAVILLDVQMPGMDGFETAAHIKRRERTRDIPIIFLTAINHGPHHTFRGYAAGAVDYISKPFDPWVLRAKVSVFVELYTKNCQLREQAALLRLQLEGGSSGGVDAGKETAGLLAELSARLAAVEEQAEALTKQLGEDAADAGVVATAAHLERKLTGLRRALDALEPGTAGGASVLPAQN, translated from the coding sequence ATGGTGCAGAAGGCCAAGATCCTCCTGGTCGACGACCGGCCGGAGAATCTGCTGGCGCTGGAGGCCATCCTCTCCGCGCTCGATCAGACACTGGTCCGGGCGTCGTCGGGGGAGGAAGCGCTCAAAGCGCTGCTGACGGACGATTTCGCGGTCATCCTGCTGGATGTCCAGATGCCGGGCATGGACGGATTCGAAACGGCCGCGCACATCAAGCGGCGGGAACGGACCCGGGACATCCCGATCATCTTCCTCACCGCGATCAACCACGGTCCGCACCACACGTTCCGCGGCTACGCGGCGGGTGCGGTCGACTACATCTCCAAGCCCTTCGACCCGTGGGTGCTGCGGGCCAAGGTCTCGGTCTTCGTGGAGCTGTACACGAAGAACTGCCAACTGCGGGAGCAGGCCGCCCTGCTGCGGCTCCAGCTGGAGGGCGGCAGCTCGGGCGGCGTGGACGCGGGCAAGGAGACGGCCGGACTGCTGGCCGAGCTCTCCGCCCGGCTCGCGGCGGTCGAGGAGCAGGCCGAGGCGCTGACGAAGCAGCTCGGCGAGGATGCGGCCGACGCCGGCGTGGTGGCGACCGCGGCCCACCTGGAGCGCAAACTCACCGGACTGCGCAGGGCACTCGACGCACTGGAGCCCGGGACCGCCGGAGGGGCTTCGGTCCTGCCCGCGCAGAACTGA